In Deltaproteobacteria bacterium, one genomic interval encodes:
- a CDS encoding carbon monoxide dehydrogenase subunit G, with translation MRADRGGRPDGGPPRLRGLSRASRRRVRAARAARRERASGRVKLEGRQLVETPIAQAWERIIDPRVLRACTPGLEKLEARDADHFDALLEVRMPALTGRFEGTLEFLERVPPERVKLRLTGKGPVGFVDGEVVLSLAQVDEGTSVSYVADVQIGGQIARLGQRMISGVTREMAGQFFSAFERWRPEAPEQKVAAPPVSSFFQLLWRTLLRLLGLRRDD, from the coding sequence CTGCGCGCGGATCGAGGAGGCCGACCCGATGGAGGACCTCCACGCCTCCGCGGACTATCGCGCGCATCTCGTCGGCGTGTTCGCGCTGCGCGCGCTGCTCGCCGCGAGCGCGCGAGCGGCCGCGTGAAGCTCGAGGGCCGACAGCTCGTCGAGACGCCGATCGCCCAGGCCTGGGAGCGGATCATCGACCCGCGCGTGCTGCGCGCTTGCACGCCCGGGCTCGAGAAGCTCGAAGCCCGCGACGCCGACCACTTCGACGCGCTGCTCGAAGTGCGCATGCCCGCGCTGACCGGCCGGTTCGAGGGGACGCTCGAGTTCCTCGAGCGCGTTCCGCCCGAGCGCGTGAAGCTGCGACTCACGGGCAAGGGTCCGGTCGGCTTCGTCGACGGTGAGGTGGTCCTCTCCCTGGCGCAAGTCGACGAGGGCACGAGCGTGTCGTACGTCGCCGACGTGCAGATCGGCGGCCAGATCGCGCGTCTCGGCCAGCGCATGATCTCGGGCGTGACGCGCGAGATGGCCGGCCAGTTCTTCAGCGCGTTCGAGCGCTGGCGGCCCGAAGCTCCGGAGCAGAAGGTCGCCGCACCGCCGGTGAGCTCGTTCTTCCAGCTGCTGTGGCGCACGCTGCTGCGCCTGCTCGGCCTGCGCCGGGACGACTGA
- a CDS encoding nucleotidyltransferase family protein gives MAARSSGAEGRRTAGELVLPAAVAHAAAPARPAPGRLSASVIEACVLAAGRGSRLGGAKHLLALDGVPLLERVVRTLAATSAARIFVVLAPDDVRGAALAETLGVAVVLAEDPDEGRAASVRAAVRAASPDAIGLLFALADQPFLEAADFERLFTELRAEPGAIVRARYAGEPGSPVLFARAFFPDLLELRGREGGRSVIAAQADALRFVDLPPPRGRDLDRPEDLPS, from the coding sequence CTGGCGGCCCGAAGCTCCGGAGCAGAAGGTCGCCGCACCGCCGGTGAGCTCGTTCTTCCAGCTGCTGTGGCGCACGCTGCTGCGCCTGCTCGGCCTGCGCCGGGACGACTGAGCGCCTCCGTGATCGAGGCCTGCGTGCTCGCCGCCGGGCGCGGGTCGCGTCTGGGCGGCGCGAAGCACCTGCTCGCGCTCGACGGCGTGCCGCTGCTCGAACGCGTCGTGCGCACGCTCGCCGCCACCAGCGCGGCGCGGATCTTCGTCGTGCTCGCACCCGACGACGTGCGCGGCGCCGCCCTTGCCGAGACTCTCGGTGTCGCTGTCGTACTCGCGGAGGATCCCGACGAGGGTCGCGCCGCATCGGTGCGCGCCGCGGTCCGCGCGGCCTCGCCCGACGCGATCGGGTTGCTGTTCGCGCTCGCGGACCAGCCGTTTCTCGAGGCCGCCGACTTCGAGCGCCTGTTCACGGAGCTCCGCGCCGAGCCGGGCGCGATCGTGCGAGCGCGCTACGCGGGCGAGCCGGGGTCGCCCGTGCTGTTCGCGCGCGCCTTCTTCCCCGATCTGCTCGAGCTGCGCGGCCGCGAGGGCGGGCGGAGCGTGATCGCGGCACAGGCTGACGCGCTTCGCTTCGTCGACC